tcccttgatttttttttcacgaggTTGCCGTGTTCCATTTCGATCTTTTCTCGGCTTGTTTTTGACGGATTCTTGATGGACGACGCGCTTGTGTGTTTGTGCGTGGATGGTGTTGCAGGCGCAGCACGAGCGCGCGGACAACTGCTTCCTGCGCGCGGAGAACGACAAGATCCGGTGCGAGAACATCACCATGCGCGAGGCGCTCAAGAACATCATCTGCCCCACCTGCGGCGGCCCGCCCGTCGCCGAGGACTTCTTCGACGAGCAGAAGCTCCGCATGGAGAACGCCCGCCTCAAGGAAGAGGTAATAATTACGAGTTATAACTAACAAGGCGCTGTTtccggcgacctcctcgccggccTGTGTACGTATATGCTGTTTATGTCTACATCTCTGATGTTCGTCTTGGGTGCCAACCTGATGCGCGCAGCTGGACCGCGTATCGAGCATCACGTCCAAGTACCTCGGCCGGCCGTTCACGCAGATGCCGCCGATGCCGACCATGTCCATCTCGTCGCTGGACTTGTCCGTCGGCGGGCTGGGCGGGCCGGCGCTCGGCGGCCCGTCGCTGGACCTCGACCTCCTCAGCGGTTGCTCGTCGGGGATGTCGTTCCAGATGCCGGCGCCCGTGACGGAAATGGAGCGGCCCATGATGGCCGAGATGGCGGCGCGGGCCATGGACGAGCTCATCCGGCTCGCGCAGGCCGGCGAGCACGTCTGGGTCAAGGGTGCGCCCAGCGACGGGCAGGAGACGCTCAACGTCGCCACCTATGACAGCCTCTTCGCCAAGCCCGGCGGCGCGTTCCGCCCGCCCGACGTCAACGTCGAGGGGTCCAGGGACTCGGGGCTCGTGTTCACGAGCGCCGTCGCTCTCGTCGACGTCTTCATGGACACGGTATAGTCATCCCCCTTCGTCTTCTAGTGGCGTGCTTCAGTGTTCTCGCGTCCATGGCGCGTCGTGCCGATGAATAATTGCTGATGTCGTTGCAGAACAAGTGGATGGAGTTCTTCCCTGGCATCGTGTCCAGGGcgcacaccgtcgatgtcctcGTGAACGGCTTGGGCGGGAGGAGCGAGTCCTTGATCATGGTAATGCCATTGAATCCTTGGATAAAATAATTCTTGTTGTCATTGGGAGATTCTAATGACGTCGTGTGGTCGCGCAGATGTATGAGGAGCTGCACATCATGACGCCGGTCGTCCCGACGCGCGAGTTCAGCTTCCTCCGCTACTGCAAGCAGATCGAGCAGGGCCTGTGGGCCATCGCCGACGTCTCCCTGGAGGGGCAGCGCGACGCCCACTACGGTGGGCAGTCGCGCTCCCTCCGGCTCCCGTCGGGGTGCCTCATCGCCGACATGTCCAATGGCTACTCCAAGGTCACGCGGTTCATGAGCTGCTCATGCCCCTGAGCTGTTTGCTTCACGTGCACATGCATTGCCCTGTGCTGCGCTACTGCTGCAATGGTGGCCCTGACGCGACACGTTCTTGCAGGTGACCTGGGTCGAACACATGGAGATGGAGCAGATGCTTCCGATCAACGTACTCTTCCGCAACCTCGTGCTGAGCGGCGCCGCGTTCGGGGCTCACCGGTGGCTCGCCGCGCTGCAGCGCGCGTGCGAGCGCTTCGCGTCCCTCGCCTCGCTCGGCGTGCCGCACCACGACCCCGCCGGAGGTACAAATGCCAAGCATTCCGTTCATGTAATCCATGCATAAACCTGAGTATGTTGGCTCACTCGTTCTTGTGGTTGCCAGTGACGCCGGAGGGGAAGCAGAGCATGATGAAGCTGTCGCAGCGGATGGTGAGCAGCTTCTGCGCGAGCCTGAGCTCGTCGCCGCTGCAGCGGTGGACGCTGCTCTCCGGCACCACCGACGTGAGCGTCCGCGTCTCCACGAACCGCAGCTCCGACCCGGGCCAGCCCAACGGCGTCGTCCTCAGCGCCGCCACCTCCATCTGGCTGCCCGTCCCCTGCGACCACGTATTCGCCTTCGTCCGCGACGAGAACGCGCGCTCCCAGGTACGCCCTCCCGTCCGTCCGGAATCCGGACATCGTCATTTAACACTCGAGGCCTTGATGTCATCACAACGTCTCACCGTGTCACTCACGCCTTGATGTTGCCTTGCCATTGCTGCTGCCGCAGTGGGACGTCCTGTCGCACGGCAATCAGGTTCAGGAGGTGTCGCGCATCCCCAACGGCTCCAATCCCGGCAACTGCATCTCCTTGCTAAGAGTGagcaatcaatcaatcaatctcTTAATCATTTTGATGTGCCGTTGATGATCttgatgatggtggtggtggtgtgctTGTCGCTGCAGGGGCTGAACTCGAGCCAGAACAGTATGCTGATCCTGCAGGAGAGCTGCACGGACGCGTCGGGGTCACTGGTGGTGTACTCGCCGATCGACATCCCGGCGGCGAACGTGGTGATGAGCGGCGAGGACCCGTCGAGCATCCCGCTGCTGCCGTCGGGCTTCGCCATCCTGCCGGACGGCCGGCCAGGGTCGTCCAGCGCGGGCCCGTCCAGCAGCGCCGGCCCGCTCGTGTCCCCGCCGGGCTGCGTTGTCACCGTCGCGTTCCAGATCCTTGTCAGCAGCCTGCCGTCCTCCAGGCTCAACGCCGAGTCCATCGCCACAGTCAACAGCCTCATCGGCACCACCGTGCAGCAGATCAAGGCCGCCCTCCACTGCCCCGGCCATTGATCATGATTCATCATCTCATCACCTTGCCTCACCTCACCTCGCCAAGCCAtttgccgccaccgccgccgcctcagtGACTGACGAGAGTTAGTTGGCCCGTTGAATGCTCGCATTCATGGACTCCACCGGCCGCTGCTCCCGAAGCTGACggcaactctctctctctctctctctctctctctctctctctctctctctctctctctctctctctctctctctctctctctctctctccatcaaCCCATCATCCATGATCCATCACCACCATAACAACTCTTTCTTTAGATTCggtgtctttttctttttgtttccctTAAATTTGCAGGATTCGTCGAGTTTTTCTTAGGCATTCGTGCGCCAGGATCGAAGGTTTTGAGACCGAGGGAGTCAAGAACGCACCATGCTACCTTGTCCCTTTCCTCTCGCTGCAACCATTTTTTCCACACTTCTTCCCaacccccctctctctcctccatccTTGTCATCTCGCGATTGTCGCCGGTGCCGCAGCAGAGGATGAATGGTTCGGGTATTGACTTCTGTCCATTAATGTAAAGCCTTCAATAATGAACATTCATTTCGATTATAAatggaaagggaaaaaaaagttcTGGTAAAAGCTGTGTGATGCGTTCATGCCCCCTGCTTCCTTTTCCGGTTCATGATGTATTACTGGAGTGGTCGTTGCTCCCTGTGCGTGTCGTATCGCTGTCTGTCGTCGCCAGCAACGGCCCCAGCGCCTGCCTCTTCTTGTCAAGAAATCGACTTGTGACGCGCTGCGTCGTCcgtcatggcggcggcggcggacgtgCGATTCAAGTGCCCGCAGTCGTAAGTGGGTGTCACACATCACCGGCCGTGCTAATTCCCAGCGACGGCCGCTTTAATACGGTGGTTGGCTGGGCCGGCCGCCAGCATCCAGGATCAAGGCTTGGTGGAAAACTGGCAATAGTCACAAGGCGGCAGTGGTGCGACCAGCCGCGGATCGTAGGAGACCAGGAGGTAGACGGGCGATAAAGCATGTCGCCAATGGCAATTAGGTGGTGGTGATGGATCAAGGACCGTAGACGACACTGAAGACGAGGAAGGACGCCGAAAGCAGCAATGGAGACGATGGCGCAGCAATGTAGGAGGGAAATACAACTCCTTTGTGCACCTATGTTCTATCTTAGACCGTTCATCTCTCTCACGggatatctatctatctatcaattgattcttttatttattttataatattttcacATATTACTTTAACATAAATttcaacataaataaataattttgatAAGCTATATGTCTGTATACCCTAGTGGAATTTTCGTGTTGCAACGTACGAGGGGTTTTGAGAGCCGGGACAGCAGCACATGGGGGTGTGGTGGTATGGGTAGTGAGTGGGTTCCAGCAATCCGGTATCTAGGTTTTGAGATAGTCCAGAGCAAGAGAAAAATGTATAGACTACTCAATTAATGCTTAAAAGAAAGGTCTGACCTATCACACAAATTTGTGCAGCATACTAGGTCTCAACCATAGCTTTTTTATCATACTCCGCCCCGCATCCGCACTTTGCCGCGGATCTAGGCTCAGGCTAGACTGCCCATGCAGGCAAATAGGATTGGAGCAGACGGCGAGTTTTAAGCCCCCGCCCTCGCCTCCCCACTTCCCTTTACTGTGCCATTGATGCACGATTGTTGCGCCGCCACCACAATATTTTCCTATAGACGTCACTTGTTGATGCGCCAGGTTGCCCTATCGCTTGCCGCCCAGTCACCTCCGACCCAAGAGCGAGTCCTGACCTACTCTAGATCACTGCTGTAGAAGCACCACTGCCGCCTTCGCTTGCACACACACATTCATCGCCATCCACGACCTCTCACATACTGCTGCTCACACAGGCAACAAAGACTCTCTGCATCAACCGGAGGAGCAGCTAGCTCAAGATGGCATCATCAATATATACGCGTTTTTTAGTAACCCAAGTAGGTTTCAGTgtaagaaatcaagttgaaatataacttagtttatatgtgatgggtgattgataagattgtcaatttggtttgttgagttttggattacttgagcttggtttgagcattttgattatggactaactggagttggagttagagaaatgcgtttgcttatctcatgatgtgcatatgatggatgcaacttggcagtcgacaGCGGGTGATCGAAGCTAAGTGAGTGCTTgatgccggacgatcaaggaggcctgAGGgaatcaagggtgattctagttatatacgtggaggtcaagcaaagcatggaatagaggatgaagatgacgtgttgacaaaatcaagcaaaAGAGATGcaggtgcaagtgacaaggtggctcgagggatcgggagtgggagagacttgtcggtggtCAGGATtgtaagatggagtacacgtgtcggcATCAGagcgtttgcttaaggtgtaagcaagtggtgagtcatactttgagaagcgtatAAATGGTTTCACGGTTaagcctcaaaatcgtgggaggactgaaggagtatgtggcaccatgcTGAAGCTTGTGTTGAGGCGAGCCAAGTTGTGAAGACATTCGGTGGTAAataagagtgtactacaagataggaatattttggtaacaaacaagaaaaattaGGGGTCAaattataaatagaggggtagagctacgtgagagtttgaaccagccacttgagccatttgtgccacccattttagagcctagtgctagggttttagatgagagtaagatgagtgcttagcatatgtaataggtgagagtttttgagagaaaaattcttGTAATTCGATTAAAATAGAACTGACCTCTTTGAATAATAaactttatatttttgtatatacttGAATCTCcgtccttctagtctctctgtTGGTTCCCTGCAAGTTTTTTTTCGATTGtgttttcattttctttatgaCCTGCAGTTTTTCTACCCTTTTAAAGTAATTCTTCTTATTACTAGATGCATAAACATTCATATACGCATATATTTGAGAGGATCTTGAATCCTCTTAcatctagaccatcaacttgaagagttgaTTCTTTTGGTGATTGtcttttttgctttgttcttcattTAAATTTTAAGCTTCTGTATATAAAGACATATGAAATGATTTTGAATAGAGTCTATGTTTTATAtttcatctgtggagtcatattaccttataatttttttctcgcTTTGTTCTTCTAAAGTTTATGGTTTTGTTTGTGCGTTTTTGAGAAGCATTGGATGAACAAAAAATAGACCATCTATTTCGCAAAAAATTgtaagacgtctattcacctaCTCTAGTCGTCTATCTCAGTCCTACAAGATTTGTGTTGTTTTGGCGTTTTTCGTTTTGCTGGAGAATATGTGTACGACGGTATTGAATGGGGCCTTAAATTTTCCATACTCTCGTGGCAGCGTAGAACTAGTAGTTTTAGAAGAAATATAACTCTATAtgaatcttaatataaataaactattCGCATACTCTGGTAGAAGTTATAACTATCCCTCCCTCCTATCCATCTTTCCGGTGCTCTCCGGTATAGATTCTTGTCCGCAAGCGCACCTACATGCCCCGGAATGTCAGATTTGCATGGTCAAATATTCTCATCAGTCCACatcattattatatttttttgctGCATCTAGAAAAACTTTATTCCTGGTAATCGCCCTTCTTGTTAGATTCTCCTGACCATTCCTGGTTCCTTGGAGCGATTGGAGCGATGCATGAGCTgcttctttttttatatatatataaaaggacCCAATTGGATTAAATTATGTTAGAGAGGAGCGAGGTTAATGGCAATACGATGCAGATCATACGTACGACGCTCCAACTAGAACACTGTTCGGCTACATGGATGTCGACGAAAACCTTGGCAAAAACTGATGAACGACAAGTCGCGGCGGAGTTGGGTACGGACGATTTCCCTCGCGAAGTTGCCGCAAGTCGCGGcgggccatgcatgcatgcatgcatgctggctCTGGGACTTCTTGTCAGTGACCGCTCGAGAGGGTCCGGTGAAGAAATGGGACGTACATTGCCTGCAGCTGCTGGTTGGTGCTGGTAGCTGGTACTTGATTAAACGAGAGGAGCGTACGTGCTTTGCCTTAGCACCTAGTCGGCTCAGATTTATACAGGTGAAAAGTTGTGGTCAGTGAATAATGTTTTGATCCGTTTTTACTGGCCTTCTTCTCTCAAGGGTCCGGATTTCGCAAGAATTACATGAAACCAAAGATCCATTTAGAACgcaagatttttaaaaaaaaagaagaacacaATAATTTCATAGCAAATAATTTAACTTTGGTATGAATCTCGTAAAAGTATATATCTCCCCTTGCCGTACGAAACCTAAAACTATATATGCACGGTTTCGGCATCACGCCTAGAGAAGACAAGAAGCTGAAAAATCAACTTCCCTCGCAGTCATCACTCGTTATTGATAGTGAGTGATAGTTCCCTATCGGACGGTTCTCAATATTTACACAAACAATGGCGGATGTAGAGGGGCCAGTAGAAAGCTCAtccacctctctccctctttttcttCATCTCCCTCATCCATGacaaaaaatttattatgaTTAGATTAAACGGGCAATGATAGTGTAAGTTATATTCTCCCTCCCAGTCATCCTAATTATTTAGAAATGTATGGAACTATTCTTTAGTTGTGATGATAAATtaaaaatgtcatcaaaatcTAATTccctttttaaaattttagtatGCTTTTATACCATTTAATTGTTGACTTATTTAGCCATGTTGAAGAAGTTAAAGATGATCTATAGCTTTTATAAGCTAGTTGTTTCAAGTTTTGATATGCTAAAAATCTTAATGCGACTACGGTTGATATGCAAAATCCTCATTAGAATACTTGTGCACCGCCATAAGATCAACGAGAAAGAATTGAAACTTTATTGTCAAACTCCATCGCGCCATACTTTTTGTCTAATAATTGTTATTAGAATGCTGTTATGCATACGACGAAATCGTCCAACTGTGTTACGACCACAGGCAGAGCAAGGCTCTGGTCCCACGAGCGCAGTGCACACGCAGTCGTACAGGAGTCGAACAAATCAGTCAGATGTGAATCAATTTCCTTGTTATTAATATTGACGAGTTGGCTTCGCCTATGTTAGATTCCTGGCTCTGCCCCTGAGTACATGCACATGGCTCCTCCAAAGCAGTAGGAGGGAGAAGATTGTGAAAGAGTTGAGCTTCATCAGACCCAAAGGGTGTGTGACATCTAATGCATGCAGTGGAATGGCATATTAAACAGTAAAGTTGGCTTGGCTCCTATAGCCCGCTGCCGCCTAGTTCGGACCCATCCAATCTTGGACTAATCATCGTCTCCAATCGACGTATGGTGCCGTTCGGCTGGGAAAAGGGCAGCCTGGTGACCCGGCCCGGTGGCACGCGTCCCAGCTCAGGGTGCATGAACAGGCCAATTGGTTGATCGTCTGTCTCTCCCGGCCCTCTGCCTGACAGGCCAGCGGCGAATCATATCTCGCGAGGGGTCGATCGCTTTGATTTCAGCTCTTGCGATCGATCTCTCGAGATCATCGTTTAACCATATGATGCGTCCTGCAAAGTGTAGGTACATGTCTAGAGAATTTAAGGTCGACTTGTGGTTGTTGTTAACATTTATAATATCGATGAGGAAAAGCATCTGGTAGAAATCTAGCGGGCTGTTTGGCAAATACTTCGCAATATTAGTCCTCGAAAAAAATCTGTTATCTTCATTTGAAATTTAGTTTGAAAAATATCAAGTAATTAAACACTTTATAAAAGTCACTTTACCAAACAACATCACCAAAGTACACCACAATGCAATAAAAAGCCATAAGCTCCAACCTAATTAAGTCAAAACTAGTAAAGGTGCTGCACTAGTTAAAATAATAATTACCTGTATGCTCATCTTGCCAGAAATCCAGGCAAATGGGTCTTGTATAATGTTCTTTAGTGATTCAAATTTCGATAGTTGAAAGTTCGatgaataattattattttccGATTTGTCTACTTTATGACTTGCAGTTCATCTAATGTT
The sequence above is drawn from the Phragmites australis chromosome 10, lpPhrAust1.1, whole genome shotgun sequence genome and encodes:
- the LOC133930665 gene encoding homeobox-leucine zipper protein ROC8-like → MDFGDEPEGSDSQQRRKRYHRHTPRQIQQLEAMFKECPHPDENQRAALSRELGLEPRQIKFWFQNRRTQMKAQHERADNCFLRAENDKIRCENITMREALKNIICPTCGGPPVAEDFFDEQKLRMENARLKEELDRVSSITSKYLGRPFTQMPPMPTMSISSLDLSVGGLGGPALGGPSLDLDLLSGCSSGMSFQMPAPVTEMERPMMAEMAARAMDELIRLAQAGEHVWVKGAPSDGQETLNVATYDSLFAKPGGAFRPPDVNVEGSRDSGLVFTSAVALVDVFMDTNKWMEFFPGIVSRAHTVDVLVNGLGGRSESLIMMYEELHIMTPVVPTREFSFLRYCKQIEQGLWAIADVSLEGQRDAHYGGQSRSLRLPSGCLIADMSNGYSKVTWVEHMEMEQMLPINVLFRNLVLSGAAFGAHRWLAALQRACERFASLASLGVPHHDPAGVTPEGKQSMMKLSQRMVSSFCASLSSSPLQRWTLLSGTTDVSVRVSTNRSSDPGQPNGVVLSAATSIWLPVPCDHVFAFVRDENARSQWDVLSHGNQVQEVSRIPNGSNPGNCISLLRGLNSSQNSMLILQESCTDASGSLVVYSPIDIPAANVVMSGEDPSSIPLLPSGFAILPDGRPGSSSAGPSSSAGPLVSPPGCVVTVAFQILVSSLPSSRLNAESIATVNSLIGTTVQQIKAALHCPGH